The region CCTTGCGCATGATAACCGGCTGTTTATAAATGCAGTCTTTTGGATAATGCGTACAGGTGCGCCGTGGCGAGATTTACCGCCGGACTTCGGCGGCTGGAGCAACACGCACCGTCGCTTCATCCGCTGGCGTGACAAGGGAGTATGGGAGCGATTACTCGAAATTTTGATTGATGAGCCTGATTTTGAATGGCTGATGATCAACGCCAGCCATTGCAAGGTCCATCCCCATGCGGCAGGTGCAAAAGGTGGTAATCAGGACATGAGCCGCACAAAAGGGGGCTCAACACAAAATTGCATTTGGCCGTGGATGCGCATGGTATGCCGCTCAGGGCCATTGTTACACAAGGTACAGTGGCAGATTGTGCGCAAACAATTGCTTTAATTAGCTTGGTTACCGCAGAAAACCTTTTGGCTGACAATAGTTATGATACAGATACACGTCTTGATCAGGCTGAAAGGCAAGGAATGCTGCCGGTTATGCCTCCAAAAAAGAGTCGCAAAAAGCAGCGCTATTATGGCAAGGAACTTTATAAGGCGCGCACTTGATAGAAAATGCATTTCTTCATCTGAAGCGGTGGCGCGGAATAGCCACTAGGTACACAAAGAATACGGCATCATTTCTTGCCGTCGTCCACATCAGGTGTATCTTTCTATGGGCCTCTATCTCGTGACTACACTATCTAGAATATAGACCTGAAATGACACGTGAGCGGCTGTTGAAAATCGCTAAGGAAGGCGATGCGGCTGTTCAACAAGAAATGTACGATAAGCTGTGCAACAAACTAGAAATACATACTAAAACGGCCCAAAAACGGCTAGTAAGCCCACAGATGTTTCGATTAGAGGAAATCGCTTTGTTACTGCTCACGTCAGCAAAATTACAAGCTTACGGAAGACATCCAAGCTTCAAATGCAAAAATGCTTGAGAAGAACAAAAAATCCTTAACAGATGTAGATAAACAGCACCTTATGAATGCTTTTCAAAAGATGCGTGAAGTCATTGAAATGTCGATGCAGCAAATAGCAGAATACAATGAATCACAAATTTTGCCAGATACGGCCCCAAATCAGTTTCCTTAAAGCTCTATTTCACTACCATTTCGTTATTAAAAGATAATAACAAAAGGTGGATGAGTTCAAGCAAGGAGAAAATCCGTGGAAATATTTTGGGTAATTGCGATTGTTCTAGGCGTTTTCTTATTCTTCTACTCCGTGACTTGCGCTGCAAAAAAAAATGTTGATAGCGCGGATCTGCTAAAAGCGACAATTGATGAACTGAAAAAACTTGGCTTTACCCCTTCTCTGCAAGAAATTTTTATTGCGGACAAAACCTTTGAAGATCACCTTGCTAAGACAGGCAAATCTGATTGTCTGGTAAAAGTTTGTGGCATTGCCTGTGACAGCGAAGCTAAAAAAATAGCTACTATCTCTAGTGCGGGCTTGTCTATTCATGGCTTCGATGAATTGCTCTCATGCTCTACCATTATTGACAACGAAACGATGACAAGCACTTCTAGAGGCAGCCAAGTCGCTGGAGCCATTGTTGGTGGAGTACTACTTGGAGGTGTTGGTGCGTTAGTTGGCGCACTCACATCACAGAAAAAATCGCAGACCACAATAAAAAATGTCCAGATAAAGCTGGTGTTCAACAGTTTAGACAATCCAACATTTACACTCCCACTAATGCCTCCTCATCTTGCGAAAGATGCTGTGAGCAAAGCAACAAAGATTGAAGATTACTTTGCAGTAGTCCTTAGGCAGAATCAAAATGAAGAAGGAACGAAAAAGGACACTAAGATTTGCCCATTTTGCGCAGAAGAGGTAAAACTGGCCGCTATTGTCTGCAAACACTGCGGTAAAGATTTGCCAACAAAAGAGGCGTGACAGCTAATCCTTAGATTCAATGGAGAGGGCCCAGTAAAACCCGCATTGCCTTTGAACGTATACTTTTTGGAGCTCGTTCGCCGAAAAGTGCATATTTGTTCCCCTCAGAGGCTGAACCTTATCCAGTCGCAATAGGCGGGTTTGACCGACATTCAGCTCCTCTTAAGGCATCAGCGAGCCACTACGACAGACATTTACCTAAAAAGCGTATCGCCAGACATCAACCATTTGGCGGCTGTCATTGAAAATGCGGTTCAGCCAGCAGCTAGCCGTACGCACGAGGTTGAAGCCGACGGATAACTCTGGATGGCCATAACGCTTAAGGGCGGGTTGCTTCACTGCAACCCGCCCTTTTCTTGTACTCAATGACACTGACGACAACACTGTGCCCAACGCCAGATAAATTTTATCACCTCGGGAAGATAAACAAAGCCGGTACAATCCTTTTTTTGTCTTTGGAAATGCCCACAAACAAACAGCAGCAAAATTGATATAGCAACCAACTTTCGAGCAAAACGTAAAAACGTCTTGACGCAAACCACTGATTTTATGATATATTGTTGCAATATAATACTCAGTGTGCTATAGAAATTAGTGATCCATGAACGACATGGCAACCATAACCGGTCAGGAGGTAAAATCATGGCCACAAACTTTATTATGGCATTACAAATGCCAGACCACATCCAACAAACATTTAACTTTCTTTATGATGAGGATTATCCATATGACCATTGATTATTTCAAAATTTTAAAAACGGCTGAGACCTTCTATATGATATTCAACATTATTCACCAGAAAGGATGTAATCCATTAATTAACATTATAATTCCACTCGATATGAACGTAAACTTTGCAATTTGTCCGAACATATTGTCATTTATTGACTCATGGACGTGGTTTCAAGGCTTCATCACGGCGTTTTTGCAATAACACTTGTAATCCCTTAGCGCGAAAGCACTCAAAACTGGAAAACTGGAAAATTGGTGAAACTGACATGGCTGGCTGCGCTCACAACATGCAAAGGGCTGATAGAAAATTTATCAGCCCTTTGCATGTGCTTGCCTCTGGCGCAAAGTCACAAACATGTATACCATAGAAGGTGAAATCACTTTATTTGCTTCTCGTGTAAGGAAAATACTATGGCTGGCCAAATTATTTGCATCTCATGTATGCAGCGCATGGATCGTTTTCGCTACACCGCGATTCACCTCCTCTTATTTACCTCAATTTTATTTTACGGGTGTGCATCACAGGACTATCATCTAACAAAATTTAGGCCGACGACTCAAGATGAACAGTATCAATACTATTTATATGAATCTTTTGCAGATGCAGCATATCCAGTAGACTCTGACGATGCTGAAAAGATACGCCTTCAATGGCTAAAAAAATGGATTTCAGAGAACAACATTACAAATAAATTTGATATTACTTCTAGACGCACAGTTAAGAAGAGTTCTGGATTGTTTGGCGATATCTACGATATTTATTATGAAGTGAGAGTTCACAACGACATTAATTGAAAAATATAAAGGGTTTATCATGGCAAACATAGAAGATAGTAAATTGCTTTCAAAAAGAATTCATACTGAAGATAACAACTTCTTAGATGGTAGAAAATGTTTTCAGCTTGACAGAGATAGAATCATTCACTCACGCGCATTTCGGCGACTGATGCATAAGACTCAAATTTTTAACGCCAACAAAGGCGACCATTATCGCAACAGACTTACACACACCATTGAAGTTTCCCAAATTGCACGCACTATCGCCAGACTGTTAAGTGCAAATGAAGACCTTGTTGAAGCTATTGCATTGGGTCACGACCTTGGACACACCCCATTTGGTCATATTGGTGAAAGAACCATAAGAGAACTACTCGATAAAGAGACAGTACAAGATAGAACTTCCGAGTTCAAATTGGGCTTTAAACACAATTTTCAATCTGTGCATATTGTTGCTAACATTGAAGAACGCTGTGATGAATACAAAGGATTAAATCTCACAACTGCTACAAAAGAAGGTATTCTGAAGCATACAAGCATTAATCACCATGACTACAGCGATGTACTTTCAAAAGAAACATTATTTTTGGACAAAAATAATTCAATCACTATTGAAGGACAAATTGTAGCCATTGCAGATGAAATAGCGCAAGTGACACACGACATAGAAGACGGAATACGCAGCAATATAATTGACTTTAACGATTTCATAAAGTTGGAATTAGTGGCAAAATATGCAAAGACAAAACATTTTTTCAAAGGCGAATGTACAGAGTGCAAGAGATTTGAAGTCTCTTACAACAACAAAAATCGCATAATAAAAGGGCTAGTTGGATGTTTCATTAATGATGTTCATCAGAATTCCAACAAACTAATTTCAGAGTACCATAAAAACCATACAGAACCTGATTTTATGACAGAATCCAATATCTATCATGAAAAATGTGTATGTTTTTCAGATGAGTACACTAATGGAATTGAGGAAATATCAAAATTTAGAAATTCTGCAATTCTTTCATCCCAAGAGATATCACAATCTGATTCAAAGTCTGAATTTTTTATTAAACAAATATTCAATGCTTACAAAGCACACCCTATGCAATTACCAGATTACATTTTAAAAAGATTCACCGGCTTTGAAAAACGACCACAAAACCAACAAGAGCTAGGTAATTTTAGCCGAAACAAATTGTATCGATGCATCGCAGACCATATTGCCGGAATGACCGACCAATTTGCTTGTCGAGAGTACATTCGCTTGTATATGCCGGATGCCCAACTAATTGGCGGTTAATTTTCTCCACAGATCGAGCCAAAGTATGCATGACGGTATGCATGATAGTCGCGCACTCGCTAAAAACATACCCTTTTTGAACGCGAAAACGGCGTGTTGCAATCTAAAGCAACACGCCGTTTTTATTACGTATTAATGGCGGAGAGGGTGGGATTCGAACCCACGTAGGAGCTATTAACCCCTAACTCGATTTCGAGTCGAGCGCGTTACGGCCGCTTCGCTACCTCTCCGCAGGCTTACGGCATACGGGCAAGCCGAGGGCGTTGTATAGCCCATGCGGGGCGAAAAAGCAATGGCGCGGGGCGCGGGGCAGCGTCGTCCGCGGGGCGGGTCTGTCGCCGACCGGCTGTCGGCCGTTGGGCCGCCATTACACCGCATCCAGCAGAAAGTTGTCGCGGTGGATCACTTCCGGGTAGTGGGCGTCGCCCAGGATGGCGGCCACCTCGTGGCGCTTCAGGCCCATGATTTTTTTGAGGTCCGCGGCGCTGTAATTGCTCAGGCCCACGCCCAGGCTGCGGCCCTGGTGCAGCACGCGCACCAGCGCGCCTTGCTGAAAACTCCCTTCCACCCCATGCACGCCGCCGGGCAGCAGGCTGCCGCCCTGCTGGCGCAGGGCCCTGGCCGCGCCCGCATCCACCTGCACGCTGCCCGCCGGGTCGGATTGGTAGGCCAGCCAGAACTTGCGCCGGGGAATGGGCTGCCGCCCGGCCCGCACCCAGGTGCCGCAGGCCAGGGGGTCATAGCCCGCGGGCGTGGGGCAGACCCCGGCGGCCGCCAGCGCGCGGGAGATGACCTGGGGTTCGCGCCCCGGCAGAATATAGGTGGGCACGCCGATCTGCGCCGCACGCCGCGCGCCCAGGAGTTTGGAATACATGCCGCCCGTGCCCACTGAGGTTTTGCCGCCACAGAGCTGGGCCAGATCCAGGGCCGCCACGTCGTCGATGCGCTCCAGCACCGGCGCGTGGGGATTGCGCTCCGGATTGGCGGCCAGCACGCCCGGCGAAGAAGTGAGATTGATGCAGAGGTCCGCGCCCGTCAGGTTGGCCAGCAAACTGGCCAGGCAGTCGTTATCGCCGAACTTGAGCTCGCTGACGGAGACTGTGTCGTTTTCATTGACCACGGGCAGCACGCCCCAGTGCAGCAGCTCCGCAAAGGTATTGCTGGCGTTGAGGAAACGCTGCCGGGCGCGCAGGTCGTCGCGCGTGAGCAGCACTTGCGCCGTGGGCACCCCGTGGACGTAAAAAGCCTTGTCCCAGGCGCGCACCAGCTGCCCCTGCCCCACAGCGGCAGCGGCCTGCCTGGCGGC is a window of Desulfovibrio legallii DNA encoding:
- the dgt gene encoding dGTP triphosphohydrolase, which produces MANIEDSKLLSKRIHTEDNNFLDGRKCFQLDRDRIIHSRAFRRLMHKTQIFNANKGDHYRNRLTHTIEVSQIARTIARLLSANEDLVEAIALGHDLGHTPFGHIGERTIRELLDKETVQDRTSEFKLGFKHNFQSVHIVANIEERCDEYKGLNLTTATKEGILKHTSINHHDYSDVLSKETLFLDKNNSITIEGQIVAIADEIAQVTHDIEDGIRSNIIDFNDFIKLELVAKYAKTKHFFKGECTECKRFEVSYNNKNRIIKGLVGCFINDVHQNSNKLISEYHKNHTEPDFMTESNIYHEKCVCFSDEYTNGIEEISKFRNSAILSSQEISQSDSKSEFFIKQIFNAYKAHPMQLPDYILKRFTGFEKRPQNQQELGNFSRNKLYRCIADHIAGMTDQFACREYIRLYMPDAQLIGG
- the proB gene encoding glutamate 5-kinase; amino-acid sequence: MTHVDDWREERARILAQARVVVVKVGSAVLTDAQGLNAAVLTGLAAQLAALRALPVPGQTEPRRVVLVSSGAVAAGRAALAAHGQTVETVGLAARQAAAAVGQGQLVRAWDKAFYVHGVPTAQVLLTRDDLRARQRFLNASNTFAELLHWGVLPVVNENDTVSVSELKFGDNDCLASLLANLTGADLCINLTSSPGVLAANPERNPHAPVLERIDDVAALDLAQLCGGKTSVGTGGMYSKLLGARRAAQIGVPTYILPGREPQVISRALAAAGVCPTPAGYDPLACGTWVRAGRQPIPRRKFWLAYQSDPAGSVQVDAGAARALRQQGGSLLPGGVHGVEGSFQQGALVRVLHQGRSLGVGLSNYSAADLKKIMGLKRHEVAAILGDAHYPEVIHRDNFLLDAV